One stretch of Brettanomyces nanus chromosome 4, complete sequence DNA includes these proteins:
- a CDS encoding uncharacterized protein (BUSCO:EOG09340YPD~EggNog:ENOG41): MASTVESRRASMADRRPSMAERQSTGIGIGIGSRRPSVIPYLAGIEKPVLPSIPSKCDVLICGTGLVESILAAALAWQGSCVLHVDANPYYGDTCATLTIEQIKAWCSSVNDSLSGFQGFSKAMLHIPFPHRLVSRDYGIDLTPRVLFTKSDLLSLLITSRVYRYLEFQSLSNFHTFEKDTFGKIMSTKEEIFTDQSMTLSNKRMLMKFMKFVLEYEQPENKQELEQHMQEPFTQFVSDKFHLTPQQINELCYTLGMVPQPDISTLQGLSRIRRYLVSFNIYGNFPTLYSKYGGPGEISQGFCRSAAVAGATYKLESTLQSFDADTKTATFTDGSKVKVTEKVVFSPSQAAQGSRNVPERRYQITRLITIVEKSCKEWFAEGESAAIVVFPPKSLSSNNVYPVQSIIMGSGTGSCPKNQCIWYLSTIEQGERGRRDLEAASKKMEESILRESEAGGFDVNLTDSDVAIHANGSISVINSVKLGKSFKEFVPKEKLTYLLKLMFTQHTSVAPFGVVSNGVFEKAEETDHPGKGPDENVLYSSMPSTEISYDGVVTEARLLYSKIVGSDDDFFDVDFEDEDENDNVLANESAIADDSDEFQPEMAFEL; encoded by the coding sequence ATGGCATCTACTGTGGAATCTAGACGTGCCTCAATGGCCGATAGACGTCCCTCTATGGCTGAGCGTCAGTCCACAGGTATAGGTATAGGTATAGGCTCTCGTAGGCCTTCGGTTATTCCTTATTTGGCGGGTATCGAGAAACCTGTGTTGCCTTCCATTCCTTCAAAGTGTGATGTTCTTATTTGTGGTACAGGTTTAGTGGAGAGTATATTAGCTGCTGCTTTAGCATGGCAAGGTTCTTGTGTTCTTCATGTTGATGCCAATCCTTATTATGGTGATACTTGTGCCACTCTAACTATTGAGCAAATCAAAGCCTGGTGTTCAAGCGTCAACGATTCACTTTCCGGTTTCCAGGGCTTTTCTAAGGCAATGTTACATATACCTTTCCCTCACAGACTTGTGTCCAGGGACTATGGTATTGATTTGACTCCTCGTGTTCTGTTCACCAAATCtgatcttctctctttgcTGATTACTTCCCGTGTATATCGTTACTTGGAGTTCCAATCTTTGAGTAACTTCCATACTTTCGAGAAGGATACTTTTGGCAAGATCATGTCCACCAAGGAAGAGATCTTTACCGACCAATCAATGACGCTTTCAAACAAGCGTATGCTAATGAAATTCATGAAGTTCGTTCTTGAGTACGAACAACCTGAAAACAAGCAGGAGTTGGAGCAGCATATGCAAGAGCCATTTACTCAGTTTGTCAGTGACAAGTTTCATTTGACTCCACAGCAGATTAACGAACTCTGCTATACGCTAGGTATGGTTCCTCAGCCAGATATTTCAACGCTTCAAGGTCTTTCACGTATTAGACGATACTTAGTATCTTTCAACATATATGGAAACTTCCCAACGCTTTACTCTAAGTATGGAGGACCTGGTGAGATCTCACAAGGTTTCTGCAGATCTGCTGCGGTTGCCGGTGCTACGTATAAATTGGAGTCCACTCTACAAAGTTTCGATGCTGATACTAAAACTGCCACCTTCACTGATGGTAGTAAAGTGAAAGTTACCGAGAAAGTGgttttttcaccttctcaGGCTGCTCAAGGCTCTAGAAATGTACCAGAAAGACGTTACCAGATCACTAGATTGATAACCATTGTGGAGAAATCGTGTAAGGAGTGGTTTGCCGAAGGTGAAAGTGCAGCTATAGTAGTTTTCCCTCCAAAGTCGCTCAGCTCCAACAACGTGTATCCGGTTCAGTCAATTATAATGGGATCTGGTACTGGTTCATGCCCTAAAAATCAGTGTATATGGTATCTTTCCACCATCGAGCAAGGTGAGAGAGGACGAAGAGACTTGGAGGCGGCATCTaaaaagatggaagagtCGATTCTAAGAGAATCCGAAGCTGGTGGATTCGATGTCAATTTGACCGATAGCGATGTGGCCATTCATGCAAATGGTAGCATATCTGTTATTAACTCTGTGAAATTGGGTaagtctttcaaagagtttGTTCCAAAGGAGAAGCTGACGTATTTGCTCAAGCTAATGTTTACTCAGCATACTTCAGTAGCACCATTTGGAGTGGTTTCCAACGGTGTATTTGAAAAAGCAGAGGAGACTGATCATCCTGGCAAAGGTCCTGATGAAAATGTTCTCTATTCAAGTATGCCTTCTACCGAAATTTCATATGATGGTGTGGTTACGGAAGCCAGATTATTATATTCTAAGATAGTCGGTTCTGATGACGACTTCTTTGATGTGGACTTCGAAGACGAGGACGAAAACGATAACGTTCTCGCAAACGAGTCTGCCATTGCTGATGACAGTGATGAGTTCCAGCCTGAGATGGCCTTTGAACTTTGA
- the RPS12 gene encoding 40S ribosomal protein S12 (BUSCO:EOG09344GOD): MSEQPEQPEETVVVEEEVVVEEESTSVSIEDCLKTVLRTALVNDGLARGLREATKALAQGEAQLCVLCDSVTEQNIIKLVEALCNAPDEKIPLIKVSDAKQLGEWAGLCTLDREGNARKVVGCSCVVIKNWGADTEERSVLLEHFSQE, encoded by the coding sequence ATGTCAGAACAACCAGAACAACCAGAAGAAACTGTCGTcgttgaggaagaagttgtcGTGGAAGAGGAATCTACTTCGGTCTCCATTGAAGACTGCTTGAAGACCGTCTTGAGAACCGCTTTGGTTAATGACGGTTTGGCCAGAGGCTTGAGGGAAGCCACCAAGGCTTTGGCCCAAGGTGAGGCACAGCTATGTGTCTTGTGTGATTCTGTTACTGAGCAGAATATCATCAAGTTGGTTGAAGCTTTGTGCAATGCCCCAGATGAGAAGATTCCTTTGATTAAGGTCTCTGACGCCAAGCAACTCGGTGAGTGGGCTGGTTTGTGCACCTTAGATAGAGAAGGCAATGCCAGAAAGGTTGTTGGCTGCTCTTGTGTCGTCATCAAGAACTGGGGTGCCGACACCGAAGAGAGATCTGTTTTGTTGGAGCATTTCTCCCAGGAGTAA
- a CDS encoding uncharacterized protein (BUSCO:EOG093435SC) codes for MTDTKPNEARKEGKMEDLPAKKPVTIICVGMAGSGKTTFMQRLNSHLHAKKNPPYVINLDPAVRSVPFGCNIDIRDSINYKKVMETYNLGPNGAIVTSLNLFATKIDQVIGLVDKRSSNFNHCIIDTPGQIECFVWSASGSIITEAFASEFPTVIAYIIDTPRTSSPTTFISNMLYACSILYKTKMPMILVFNKTDVKKADFAKEWMSDFESFQDALQKNIKLSDETSEGSGYMASLVNSMSLVLEEFYSTLDTVSCSAYTGEGFDDFLKAVDSKVEEYNEIYVKERERVVKERKEREKENKEKNLEHLMSDMGLENKDKKKEKETETGERIDVLSDISSGNEEDDDDDEIDAQIKKDEARGYEHGIINIDDDNDNEEEASKISSAKKAIQERYKRAVANGESNTKFAADVTKYIRQTQG; via the coding sequence ATGACGGATACCAAGCCAAACGAAGCTAGAAAAGAGGGTAAGATGGAAGATTTGCCTGCTAAGAAGCCCGTGACCATCATCTGCGTTGGCATGGCTGGATCTGGTAAGACCACATTTATGCAGAGGCTTAATTCACATCTTCAcgcaaaaaaaaatcctCCTTACGTGATCAACTTGGATCCAGCAGTTAGGAGTGTTCCCTTTGGATGTAACATTGATATTCGGGACTCGATAAATTATAAGAAGGTGATGGAGACATATAATCTTGGACCTAATGGTGCCATTGTAACTTCGTTGAATCTATTTGCTACGAAAATCGACCAAGTGATCGGTCTGGTGGATAAAAGATCGTCGAACTTCAATCATTGCATTATCGATACTCCAGGACAAATTGAGTGTTTTGTGTGGTCAGCATCTGGCTCTATTATTACTGAAGCATTTGCATCAGAGTTCCCTACAGTGATTGCTTACATTATAGATACACCAAGAACAAGTTCTCCAACCACATTCATTTCGAATATGCTATATGCGTGTTCCATTTTATACAAGACAAAGATGCCTATGATCTTGGTGTTCAATAAGACGGATGTGAAAAAGGCAGACTTTGCCAAGGAATGGATGAGTGATTTCGAGTCTTTCCAGGATGCTCTTCAGAAGAACATCAAACTTAGTGATGAGACATCGGAAGGATCCGGATATATGGCATCGCTAGTCAACTCTATGAGTTTGGTTTTGGAAGAATTCTACTCTACTTTAGATACTGTCAGCTGTTCTGCCTACACTGGAGAAGGATTCGATGATTTTTTGAAAGCAGTGGATTCgaaagttgaagaatataaCGAGATCTATGtgaaggaaagagaaagagtaGTGAAAGAGCGCAAGGAAAgggaaaaggaaaataaggaaaagaacttggagCATCTTATGAGTGATATGGGGTTGGAAAATAAggataaaaagaaagagaaagagactgAAACGGGAGAAAGGATCGATGTTCTGTCGGATATTTCATCAGGTAATGAGGAggacgatgacgatgatgagattgatgcacaaataaaaaaagatgaagctAGAGGCTACGAACATGGAATAAtcaatattgatgatgataacgataatgaagaagaggcaTCCAAGATATCTTCCGCCAAGAAAGCCATACAGGAAAGATACAAGAGAGCAGTGGCCAATGGTGAATCAAACACAAAGTTTGCAGCTGATGTTACCAAATATATTAGGCAGACTCAGGGATGA
- a CDS encoding uncharacterized protein (EggNog:ENOG41) — MSIPSERIEYLYSIRSVRETNQCTDNLIEVDKLTNFDVDYQQFDSVADFVISTIKSKYPTDESLLTIPIHGRYQHFEGNNKPRLTDLIATQFKDLTDLEICKKLVDLFMVSVLLDAGAGNSWKYVEDDGTEVLRSEGLAVATFHMFTDGLFSSSIDDRYVVNGSKLAQLTTEEVEKGFQVTENNPIAGFDGRYQMIKQLGETLVANKVIFGQDARPGNMIDYLIANKAKSKTEKGQLKLDLDDLWMCLIKSLQPIWPSEGRIRLYGQVIGDVWYLNDRINLSKADLGIENIPEWSKVVTFHKLVQWLTYSLFLPLQKYGHFEILNSNYMTGLPEYRNGGLFVDFKLLTLKPDRLRQGLQFSRKVGFNPEIPTFTPENDVIVEWRSCTICLLDRLLPLVNKKMGITGTRYELTLPQLIEAGSWCSGRAIAKKLRVDGGPPIELFADGTVF; from the coding sequence ATGTCCATTCCTAGTGAAAGAATAGAGTATCTTTACTCGATTCGGTCAGTCAGAGAGACCAATCAGTGCACCGATAATCTTATCGAAGTGGATAAGCTTACTAATTTCGATGTGGACTACCAACAGTTTGACTCCGTGGCCGATTTCGTTATCAGCACGATAAAATCAAAATATCCCACAGATGAATCGCTACTTACTATTCCTATCCATGGAAGATACCAGCACTTTGAAGGAAACAATAAACCTCGACTAACTGACTTGATAGCGACTCAATTCAAGGACTTGacagatttggaaatcTGTAAGAAGTTGGTAGATCTATTTATGGTGAGCGTTTTACTTGATGCTGGAGCTGGGAATAGTTGGAAATacgttgaagatgacggAACTGAAGTATTGAGATCCGAAGGACTTGCTGTGGCAACTTTCCATATGTTCACAGATGGCTTGTTTAGCAGCTCTATAGATGATAGGTACGTTGTCAACGGTTCGAAATTGGCCCAACTCACTACGGAAGAGGTGGAAAAAGGGTTCCAAGTAACTGAGAATAATCCGATTGCAGGTTTTGATGGCAGATACCAGATGATCAAACAATTGGGAGAGACCTTGGTAGCCAATAAGGTCATCTTCGGTCAAGATGCTAGACCGGGAAATATGATTGATTATCTTATAGCCAATAAGGCGAAGAGTAAGACGGAAAAGGGTCAACTCAAACTTGACTTGGATGATTTATGGATGTGTCTTATTAAAAGTCTTCAGCCAATTTGGCCTAGCGAAGGCAGAATTAGACTCTATGGTCAAGTCATCGGTGATGTTTGGTACCTAAACGATAGAATCAACCTTTCCAAAGCTGACTTGGGTATTGAAAACATTCCTGAATGGTCTAAAGTGGTTACTTTCCATAAGTTAGTTCAGTGGTTGACCTATTCACTCTTTTTACCACTTCAGAAGTATGGCCATTTCGAGATCTTGAATTCTAATTATATGACCGGATTACCCGAATACCGAAACGGTGGTTTATTTGTGGATTTTAAGCTACTTACCCTCAAACCAGATAGATTGCGTCAAGGCCTACAATTCTCTAGGAAAGTTGGCTTCAATCCAGAAATCCCCACCTTCACTCCAGAAAACGATGTTATAGTCGAATGGAGATCATGTACAATTTGCTTATTGGATAGATTGTTACCACTAGTCAACAAAAAGATGGGCATTACTGGTACTAGGTACGAGTTGACGTTGCCACAATTGATAGAGGCCGGTTCCTGGTGTTCTGGCAGAGCTATTGCAAAGAAACTTAGAGTCGATGGAGGTCCTCCTATTGAGCTCTTTGCGGATGGTACAGTCTTCTAG
- the RPS20 gene encoding 40S ribosomal protein S20 (BUSCO:EOG09344GPM), whose product MSDEKKIVEQQEIHKIRISLVSTKVKQLEKVCQNIINNAAQEKLYKKGPVRMPTRVLSITTRKTPNGEGSKTWEHYEMRIHKRYIDLHAPASLVKKITQITIEPGVDVEVTIAA is encoded by the coding sequence ATGTCtgacgaaaagaaaatcgTTGAGCAACAAGAGATCCACAAGATCAGAATTTCCTTAGTTTCTACTAAGGTTAAGCAGTTGGAAAAGGTGTGCCAAAACATCATTAACAACGCTGCTCAGGAGAAGTTGTACAAGAAGGGTCCTGTCAGAATGCCAACCAGGGTGTTATCTATTACAACCAGAAAGACCCCTAACGGTGAAGGTTCCAAGACTTGGGAGCATTACGAGATGAGAATCCACAAGAGATACATCGACTTGCATGCACCAGCTTCTTTGGTTAAGAAGATCACCCAGATCACTATTGAGCCTGGCGTTGATGTTGAGGTTACCATTGCTGCTTAA
- the VRG4 gene encoding GDP-mannose transporter into the lumen of the Golgi, with protein sequence MSDKEIEKPFVKDNNSPYGKAVNREPSGHMFQKVTNSGPISILCYCLSSILMTTTNKYVVSGYNFNMNFVMLAVQSIVCVLVISVLKFSGVITYRNFNKNEARKWSPIAFLLVIMIYTSSKALQFLTIPVYTIFKNLTIILIAYGEVLWFGGSVTSMALGSFFLMVLSSVVACFGDKNSEGALNLNVGYVWMFSNCFASASFVLFMRKRIKLTNFKDFDTMYYNNILSIPILIIASLILEDWSSENLALNFPPDSRASVISAMIFSGASSVGISYCSGWCIRVTSSTTYSMVGALNKLPIALSGLIFFDAPINFFSVSSIFVGFSAGLLYAVAKQKQKEAESRKQQLPK encoded by the coding sequence ATGTCAGACAAGGAGATAGAAAAGCCTTTTGTCAAGGATAATAACTCTCCATATGGAAAGGCAGTTAACAGAGAACCTTCGGGCCATATGTTCCAGAAGGTGACCAATTCCGGTCCAATCTCTATCCTATGCTACTGTCTATCATCGATCTTAATGACTACTACTAATAAATATGTTGTGTCTGGTTACAATTTCAACATGAACTTTGTTATGTTAGCAGTGCAGTCCATTGTCTGTGTCTTGGTCATTTCAGTCTTGAAGTTTTCGGGCGTTATCACTTACAGAAACTTCAATAAGAATGAGGCCAGAAAGTGGTCTCCGATCGCTTTCTTATTGGTCATTATGATCTACACCTCTTCCAAGGCTTTACAATTCTTGACTATTCCTGTCTAcaccatcttcaagaacttgacCATTATCTTGATTGCGTACGGTGAGGTTTTATGGTTTGGTGGTTCGGTCACTTCAATGGCTTTGGgttccttctttttgatggtgctttcttctgttgtGGCCTGTTTCGGTGACAAGAATTCCGAGGGTGCTCTTAACTTGAATGTCGGTTACGTTTGGATGTTCTCAAACTGTTTTGCATCTGCCTCCTTTGTCTTGTTcatgagaaagagaatcaaGTTGACTAACTTCAAGGACTTCGATACCATGTACTACAACAATATCTTGTCGATTCCAATCTTGATTATTGCTTCCttgattcttgaagactggTCTAGTGAGAATTTAGCTCTCAACTTCCCTCCAGATAGTAGGGCTTCCGTCATCTCTGCCATGATCTTCTCCGGCGCTTCTTCCGTCGGTATCTCTTACTGTTCAGGTTGGTGTATCAGAGTTACTTCTTCGACCACATATTCTATGGTTGGTGCTTTGAACAAGTTACCTATTGCCTTGTCCGGAttaattttctttgatgctccaatcaatttcttctccgtGTCTTCTATTTTCGTCGGTTTCTCTGCCGGTCTTCTTTATGCTGTTGCTaagcaaaagcaaaaggAGGCTGAATCAAGAAAACAACAATTACCAAAATAA
- the BNA6 gene encoding nicotinate-nucleotide diphosphorylase (carboxylating): MQTFKNPYPKFEHLLPESAGWKQQITYWLQEDMPAFDYGGYVVGDNIQSATLYCKSDGVLAGVPFAKEVYKQCGLVVEWLIEEGTHLKPSEVTGGKIKVALISGAVKNILQAERLSLNIISRCSGIATRSYLTIKLARDSGYNGIIAGTRKTTPGLRLLEKYSMLVGGIDTHRYDLSSMIMLKDNHIWATGSITKAVESAKRVAGFSSKIEVEVQNEDEAIEAIEAGADIIMLDNFDYGELQTSAKRLKAQWSGKKQFMLECSGGLTLQNISHFLCDDIDIYSTSSVHQGCGIIDFSLKIDRQY, translated from the coding sequence atGCAAACTTTCAAGAACCCATACCCTAAATTTGAACACTTACTTCCAGAATCAGCAGGATGGAAGCAGCAAATCACATACTggcttcaagaagatatgCCTGCTTTTGACTATGGTGGTTATGTCGTTGGTGATAATATCCAGTCGGCTACGCTTTACTGCAAGTCAGATGGTGTATTGGCAGGTGTTCCATTTGCCAAAGAGGTCTACAAGCAATGTGGATTGGTTGTCGAATGGCTTATTGAAGAGGGTACGCATCTGAAGCCCTCTGAGGTAACTGGAGGTAAGATCAAGGTGGCTCTTATTTCGGGTGCTGTGAAAaatattcttcaagcaGAGAGATTGTCTCTTAATATCATTAGCCGATGCTCTGGAATTGCTACTCGATCCTATTTGACCATAAAGTTGGCAAGGGACTCTGGTTATAATGGTATTATTGCAGGAACTAGAAAGACTACTCCTGGTTTAAGGCTTCTCGAAAAGTACTCCATGCTTGTTGGTGGTATTGATACTCATAGATACGACCTCTCTTCAATGATCATGTTGAAGGATAACCATATTTGGGCCACAGGATCCATTACAAAAGCTGTGGAAAGTGCTAAAAGAGTAGCCGGCTTTAGTTCCAAGATTGAGGTCGAGGTGCagaatgaagatgaggctATAGAGGCTATAGAGGCAGGAGCAGATATTATTATGCTCGATAACTTTGATTACGGAGAATTACAAACCTCTGCCAAGAGACTAAAGGCTCAATGGTCTGGTAAGAAGCAATTCATGCTTGAATGTAGCGGAGGATTGACCTTGCAAAACATATCTCACTTCTTATGTGACGATATAGACATTTACTCTACTTCCTCGGTTCATCAGGGTTGTGGTATCATTGACTTCAGTCTTAAGATCGACAGACAATAttaa